A portion of the Faecalibacterium sp. I3-3-89 genome contains these proteins:
- a CDS encoding AAA family ATPase, with protein MSETSGLMDTLRQEGISPDLLRAVEEYRAAHPLAEALRPRIPAPAFVYYGREVWEQALAALLCGENLLLAGGKATGKNVLAENLAAAFGRPAWDISFHVNMDAASLIGMDTFEGGQVKFRPGPVYRCAQSGGFGVLDEINMAKNEALAVLHAVLDFRRAIDVPGYDRIPLAEETRFIATMNYGYAGTRELNEALTSRFVVIQMPTITEENLEKLLRTQFPDLNGKYVRQFALLFLDLQKKCDSAEISTKALDLRGMLDALRLMRRGVAAGAALDMGITNKAFDSYEQGLIRDAIAARIPAQLTAAKLFG; from the coding sequence ATGTCTGAAACATCTGGTCTGATGGATACGCTGCGGCAGGAGGGGATCTCCCCCGACCTGCTGCGGGCTGTGGAAGAATACCGCGCCGCCCACCCGCTGGCCGAGGCCCTGCGTCCCCGCATCCCGGCTCCTGCTTTCGTCTACTACGGCAGAGAGGTGTGGGAGCAGGCGCTGGCCGCTCTGCTCTGCGGCGAGAACCTGCTGCTGGCGGGCGGCAAGGCCACCGGCAAGAACGTGCTGGCAGAGAACCTTGCCGCCGCCTTCGGGCGTCCCGCGTGGGACATCTCGTTCCACGTCAACATGGACGCAGCCTCCCTCATCGGCATGGACACCTTCGAGGGCGGACAGGTAAAGTTCCGGCCCGGCCCGGTCTACCGCTGCGCCCAGAGCGGCGGCTTCGGCGTGCTGGATGAGATCAATATGGCCAAAAACGAGGCGCTGGCCGTCCTCCACGCCGTGCTGGATTTTCGCCGGGCCATTGATGTGCCGGGCTACGACCGCATCCCGCTGGCTGAGGAGACCCGCTTCATCGCCACCATGAACTACGGCTATGCAGGCACCCGGGAGCTGAACGAGGCGCTGACCTCCCGTTTCGTGGTCATCCAGATGCCCACCATCACCGAAGAGAACCTTGAAAAGCTCCTGCGCACCCAGTTCCCCGACCTGAACGGCAAATACGTCCGGCAGTTTGCCCTCCTCTTCCTCGACTTGCAGAAAAAGTGCGACAGCGCGGAGATCTCCACCAAAGCCCTCGACCTGCGCGGGATGCTGGACGCTCTGCGCCTGATGCGCCGGGGCGTCGCCGCCGGAGCTGCGCTGGACATGGGCATCACCAACAAGGCCTTCGACTCCTACGAGCAGGGCCTCATCCGGGACGCCATCGCCGCCCGCATCCCGGCCCAGCTCACCGCCGCAAAGCTCTTCGGCTAA
- a CDS encoding histidine phosphatase family protein: protein MLIYLLRHGLTEYNAQKRYQGQRDIPLSAEGLRQLRRADIDPKVVYITPLQRTAQTARVLFPDAKLVVVKDLQEMCFGSFEGKNYVEMEHDADYQAWVKANCESKCPDGERKDDFSARICNAFSGLVDKALADGEELLVILAHGGTQMAAMERYVLPRRGYYEWCGPNAGGYVLDAADWAEKRQLRLVRTVQYTKDAEADA, encoded by the coding sequence ATGTTGATCTATTTACTGCGTCATGGCCTGACCGAATACAACGCCCAGAAGCGCTATCAGGGCCAGCGCGACATCCCGCTCTCGGCGGAGGGCCTGCGCCAGCTGCGCCGGGCCGACATCGACCCGAAGGTGGTCTATATCACACCGCTGCAGCGGACGGCCCAGACGGCCCGGGTGCTCTTCCCGGACGCAAAACTCGTGGTCGTCAAAGACCTGCAGGAGATGTGCTTTGGCAGCTTCGAGGGGAAGAACTACGTCGAGATGGAGCACGACGCCGACTATCAGGCGTGGGTGAAGGCCAACTGCGAGAGCAAGTGCCCCGACGGCGAGCGGAAGGACGATTTCTCCGCCCGCATTTGCAATGCATTCTCCGGTCTGGTGGACAAGGCACTGGCCGACGGCGAGGAGCTGCTGGTCATCCTCGCCCACGGCGGCACCCAGATGGCGGCGATGGAGCGGTATGTCCTGCCCCGGCGCGGCTATTATGAGTGGTGCGGCCCCAACGCGGGCGGCTATGTGTTGGACGCCGCCGACTGGGCAGAAAAGCGCCAGCTCCGCCTCGTCAGGACCGTGCAGTACACGAAGGACGCGGAGGCGGACGCATGA
- a CDS encoding precorrin-8X methylmutase, with the protein MTPQHHLPADIERTSFRIITEELDMMGLTPPPEHEAVVKRVIHTTADFDYARNLRFTPHAVEQAVKALHAGAVIVTDTNMALAGITKPGLAKLGGMACCYMADPEVAAAAKEAGTTRAVAAMKKAAQEHPGAILAVGNAPTALLTIAEQIENGLRPALVIGVPVGFVNVVESKERLFAICEKHGVPAIAAMGRKGGSNVAAAICNALIYSAAEMLDPSARGWK; encoded by the coding sequence TTGACGCCGCAGCATCATCTTCCCGCCGACATCGAGCGGACGAGCTTCCGCATCATCACCGAAGAACTGGACATGATGGGCCTGACCCCGCCGCCCGAGCACGAAGCCGTGGTCAAGCGGGTCATCCACACCACCGCCGACTTCGACTATGCGCGGAATCTCCGCTTTACCCCCCACGCCGTGGAGCAGGCCGTCAAGGCCCTCCACGCCGGAGCGGTCATCGTGACCGACACGAACATGGCGCTGGCCGGCATCACAAAGCCCGGGCTGGCAAAGCTGGGCGGCATGGCCTGCTGCTACATGGCCGACCCGGAGGTGGCCGCTGCCGCCAAGGAGGCGGGCACCACCCGGGCCGTTGCGGCTATGAAAAAGGCGGCGCAGGAGCACCCCGGGGCGATCCTGGCCGTCGGCAACGCGCCCACAGCCCTGCTGACCATCGCAGAGCAGATCGAAAACGGCCTGCGGCCTGCGCTGGTCATTGGCGTCCCGGTGGGCTTCGTGAATGTGGTGGAGAGCAAAGAGCGGCTCTTCGCCATCTGCGAAAAGCACGGTGTGCCCGCCATCGCGGCGATGGGCCGCAAGGGTGGCAGCAATGTGGCCGCCGCCATCTGCAACGCCCTCATCTACTCCGCCGCCGAGATGCTCGACCCTTCGGCCCGGGGGTGGAAGTGA
- a CDS encoding alanine/glycine:cation symporter family protein produces the protein MLETITAVNQAVNSFIWGIPAMVCIIGVGLLLSVRTGFLQIRKFPYAIRTTIGRIFRRKDASDGAMTPFQAVCTALAATVGTGNIAGVAGAIAIGGPGAVFWMWCSALLGMCTKFAEVTLAVHFRERNKNGELVGGPMYYIKNGLGSRWQFLAVLYSLFGVLTVFGTGNATQVNTIVTAIDSALLATGSGLNGILPTLNLIVGVVVAMMVAMVLLGGVKRIGSVTEKLVPFMALFYIVLALGVVALNYRRFPAVLASIVGGAFDPQAVTGGAIGSVFLSMQKGVSRGIFSNEAGLGTGSIAHACADTHKPVKQGMFGIFEVFADTIVICTLTAMVILCSGVPVGYGSAAGAELTISGFTATYGGWSSIFTAVALCCFAFSTIIGWGLYGSRCIEFLFHTDKVVGPFLVVYSFVSILGATVDLGLLWSIADTFNGLMSIPNLIALLLLSGTVAKLTKEFFAGEGAKK, from the coding sequence ATGCTCGAAACCATCACAGCCGTCAATCAGGCGGTCAACAGCTTTATCTGGGGCATCCCGGCGATGGTCTGCATCATCGGCGTGGGCCTGCTGCTCAGCGTGCGGACCGGCTTTTTGCAGATCCGGAAATTCCCCTATGCCATCCGCACCACCATCGGACGCATCTTCCGCAGGAAGGACGCCTCCGACGGCGCAATGACGCCGTTTCAGGCGGTCTGCACCGCGCTGGCTGCGACCGTCGGCACCGGCAACATCGCCGGCGTGGCGGGCGCGATCGCCATCGGCGGGCCGGGCGCGGTGTTCTGGATGTGGTGCTCGGCTCTGCTGGGGATGTGCACCAAGTTCGCCGAGGTGACGCTGGCGGTGCACTTCCGCGAGCGGAACAAGAACGGTGAGCTTGTGGGCGGCCCCATGTACTATATCAAGAACGGCCTCGGCAGCCGGTGGCAGTTCCTCGCGGTCCTCTACTCCCTGTTCGGCGTGCTGACCGTCTTCGGCACCGGCAACGCCACGCAGGTGAACACCATCGTCACCGCCATCGACTCAGCCCTGCTGGCCACCGGCAGCGGCCTGAACGGCATCCTGCCCACCCTCAACCTCATCGTGGGCGTCGTGGTGGCCATGATGGTAGCAATGGTGCTGCTGGGCGGCGTCAAGCGCATCGGCAGCGTCACCGAGAAGCTGGTGCCCTTTATGGCGCTGTTCTACATTGTACTGGCGCTGGGCGTCGTGGCGCTCAACTACCGCCGCTTCCCGGCGGTTCTTGCCTCCATCGTCGGCGGTGCATTCGACCCGCAGGCCGTCACCGGCGGTGCCATCGGCAGCGTCTTTCTCAGTATGCAGAAGGGCGTCTCCCGCGGCATCTTCTCCAACGAGGCCGGCCTCGGCACAGGCTCCATCGCCCACGCCTGCGCCGACACCCACAAGCCGGTCAAGCAGGGAATGTTCGGCATCTTCGAGGTCTTTGCCGATACCATCGTCATCTGCACCCTGACCGCCATGGTCATCCTGTGCAGCGGTGTGCCGGTGGGCTACGGCAGCGCGGCAGGCGCGGAACTGACCATCTCCGGCTTCACGGCCACCTACGGCGGCTGGTCGTCCATCTTCACGGCGGTGGCGCTCTGCTGCTTCGCGTTCTCCACCATCATCGGCTGGGGTCTGTACGGCTCCCGGTGCATCGAGTTCCTGTTCCACACCGACAAGGTGGTCGGGCCGTTCCTCGTGGTCTACTCCTTCGTGTCCATTCTGGGCGCGACGGTGGACCTCGGGCTGCTGTGGAGCATCGCCGACACCTTCAACGGCCTGATGAGCATCCCGAACCTCATCGCCCTGCTCCTGCTCTCCGGCACAGTGGCAAAGCTCACGAAGGAGTTCTTCGCGGGCGAAGGGGCAAAGAAATAA
- a CDS encoding pyridoxal phosphate-dependent aminotransferase has product MKQLVHGGDWMSYRERFGRDALDFSANVSPLGLPEGVAQAIREALAEADRYPDPLCRTLRAALSRAEGVPPEQILCGNGAADLIFRLVWAAKPRRALVTAPTFAEYAAALDTAGCEVKRFFLEEAEDFAVTDALVDAVDESTDMVFLCQPNNPTGQLASPGLVEKLLRRCEACGAILAVDECFLDFLPDADRWTAKPLLESGSLVIFKAFTKLYGMAGVRLGYCLCGDEVLLEKMQAAGQPWAVSSLAQAAGIAALKETAYVDEVRALIAQQRPAMTAGLRALGLRVIDGKANYLLFRAPADLNERLRPLGTQVRSCANYPGLGPEWYRTAVRTAPENARLLEIMREVLE; this is encoded by the coding sequence ATGAAACAACTGGTCCACGGCGGTGACTGGATGAGCTACCGCGAACGCTTTGGCCGCGATGCACTGGATTTTTCGGCGAACGTCAGCCCCCTCGGCCTGCCCGAGGGGGTGGCGCAGGCCATCCGGGAGGCTCTGGCGGAGGCCGACCGCTACCCCGACCCCCTCTGCCGTACCCTGCGCGCGGCGCTGAGCCGGGCCGAGGGCGTGCCGCCGGAGCAGATCCTCTGCGGCAACGGCGCGGCGGATCTCATCTTCCGGCTGGTCTGGGCCGCAAAGCCCCGCCGGGCGCTCGTGACGGCCCCTACCTTTGCCGAGTACGCCGCCGCGCTGGATACGGCAGGCTGTGAGGTAAAACGCTTTTTCCTCGAGGAAGCAGAGGACTTCGCGGTGACGGACGCCCTTGTGGACGCCGTGGACGAGAGCACCGACATGGTGTTCCTCTGCCAGCCCAACAACCCCACGGGACAGCTTGCTTCGCCCGGGCTGGTCGAAAAGCTGCTGCGCCGGTGTGAGGCGTGTGGCGCGATCCTTGCGGTGGACGAATGCTTCCTCGATTTCCTGCCCGACGCCGACCGGTGGACGGCGAAGCCTCTGCTGGAAAGCGGCAGCCTCGTCATCTTCAAGGCCTTTACCAAGCTCTACGGCATGGCAGGCGTCCGGCTGGGCTACTGCCTCTGCGGCGACGAGGTGCTTTTAGAGAAGATGCAGGCGGCGGGTCAGCCGTGGGCCGTGTCGAGTCTGGCGCAGGCGGCGGGCATCGCGGCTTTGAAGGAGACGGCCTATGTGGATGAGGTGCGGGCGCTGATCGCGCAGCAGCGTCCGGCCATGACGGCAGGGCTGCGGGCGCTGGGCCTGCGGGTCATCGACGGAAAAGCCAACTATCTGCTCTTCCGCGCCCCTGCCGACCTGAACGAACGACTCCGCCCGCTGGGCACACAGGTGCGCAGCTGCGCGAATTATCCGGGCCTCGGGCCGGAGTGGTACCGCACAGCGGTGCGCACGGCTCCCGAGAACGCCCGGCTGCTGGAGATCATGAGGGAGGTGCTGGAATGA
- a CDS encoding cobyric acid synthase, producing the protein MSRAKCIMVQGTMSGAGKSLLCAALCRIFAQDGLRAVPFKSQNMALNSFVTKDGLEMGRAQVVQAQAAGVEPDVRMNPILLKPSSDVGSQVIVNGEVRGQMAAAEYFRMKKKLVPDIMAAYDSLAEEADVIVIEGAGSPAEINLKSEDIVNMGLAEMVDAPVLLVGDIDRGGVFAQLYGTVELLEEKERARIKGLVINKFRGDVEILRPGLAMLEEKTHLPVVGVVPYLKVDIEDEDSLSQRLESRGGKKPLDAAILRLPHLSNFTDFMPLEQHPLLGVRYVANAHELGTPDLILLPGTKNTVDDLLWLRQCGLEAALLRLAGKGTPVLGVCGGYQMLGQTLDDSEGSESGRPQTLRGLGLLPTRTVFSQRKRRAQVRAVVTAAPFAGAELEAYEIHTGVTEAEGDPFARYPDGGREGCVQGNVFGTYLHGLFDTGALTEALAGWLCRRRGIDPSDAALIPMEEYRRQQFNKLADGVRAALDMDAVYAAMGMEKH; encoded by the coding sequence ATGAGCAGAGCAAAATGCATCATGGTGCAGGGCACGATGAGCGGCGCGGGCAAAAGCCTGCTCTGCGCGGCGCTCTGCCGCATCTTTGCGCAGGACGGCCTGCGCGCCGTGCCCTTCAAGAGCCAGAACATGGCCCTGAACAGCTTCGTCACCAAGGACGGCCTTGAGATGGGCCGGGCGCAGGTGGTGCAGGCACAGGCGGCCGGCGTTGAGCCGGACGTGCGGATGAACCCGATCCTCCTGAAGCCCAGCAGCGACGTGGGCAGTCAGGTCATCGTCAACGGCGAAGTGCGGGGCCAGATGGCGGCGGCGGAGTATTTCCGCATGAAAAAAAAGCTGGTGCCGGACATCATGGCCGCATATGATAGTCTGGCTGAGGAGGCTGACGTCATCGTCATCGAGGGCGCAGGCAGCCCGGCGGAGATAAACCTGAAAAGCGAGGACATCGTGAACATGGGCCTCGCCGAGATGGTGGATGCGCCGGTGCTTCTGGTGGGCGACATCGACCGGGGCGGCGTGTTCGCCCAGCTTTACGGCACGGTGGAGCTGCTGGAAGAAAAGGAGCGGGCGCGCATCAAGGGGCTTGTCATCAACAAATTCCGGGGCGATGTGGAGATCCTCCGCCCCGGCCTTGCGATGCTGGAAGAGAAGACTCATCTGCCGGTGGTGGGGGTCGTGCCGTATCTGAAGGTGGACATCGAGGACGAGGACTCCCTGAGCCAGCGCCTCGAGAGCCGGGGCGGAAAAAAGCCGCTGGATGCAGCCATCCTCCGCCTGCCGCACCTGTCCAATTTTACGGACTTTATGCCGCTGGAGCAGCACCCGCTGCTGGGGGTGCGCTATGTGGCGAACGCCCACGAGCTGGGCACGCCCGACCTCATCCTGCTGCCGGGCACTAAGAACACGGTGGACGACCTGCTCTGGCTGCGGCAGTGCGGGCTGGAGGCAGCTCTGCTCCGGCTGGCTGGGAAAGGGACGCCGGTGCTGGGGGTCTGCGGCGGCTACCAGATGCTGGGCCAGACCCTCGACGACTCCGAGGGAAGCGAGAGCGGCCGTCCGCAGACGCTGCGGGGGCTGGGCCTGCTGCCCACCCGGACGGTGTTCAGCCAGCGCAAGCGCCGCGCACAGGTCCGGGCCGTCGTCACGGCTGCCCCCTTTGCAGGCGCGGAGCTGGAAGCCTACGAGATCCACACCGGCGTCACCGAGGCCGAGGGCGATCCGTTCGCCCGCTACCCGGACGGCGGGCGGGAGGGCTGCGTGCAGGGCAATGTGTTTGGCACCTATCTCCACGGCCTGTTTGACACTGGCGCCCTCACCGAGGCGCTGGCGGGCTGGCTCTGCCGCCGCAGGGGCATCGACCCCTCCGACGCGGCCCTCATCCCGATGGAGGAGTACCGCCGCCAGCAGTTCAACAAGTTGGCCGACGGCGTCCGGGCGGCACTGGACATGGACGCGGTGTATGCCGCGATGGGAATGGAGAAGCACTGA
- a CDS encoding adenosylcobinamide-GDP ribazoletransferase, giving the protein MTILQTIAVAFAMFSALPVPQFGWNEKNMRYAMCAFPLIGLVCGGLWCLCGVLPLPDMARAAAFCLVPVAVTGGIHLDGYADTSDALSSYGDREKKLEILKDSHCGAFAVIRLCSYFVAYFGLCGSVRFTPRVGLCWTLALVLERALSGFAVAAFPLAKDTGLAHTFATAADRQTVRRFLCGASALLVLALTVLGGGALAAAALLAMSRYYFVAKKQFGGITGDLAGWFLQRAELWMLAALAVSQWGGVL; this is encoded by the coding sequence AAGAATATGCGGTACGCCATGTGTGCCTTCCCCCTCATCGGGCTGGTGTGCGGCGGGCTGTGGTGCCTCTGCGGCGTCCTGCCCCTGCCGGATATGGCCCGGGCGGCGGCGTTCTGCCTCGTGCCGGTGGCTGTCACCGGCGGCATCCATCTGGACGGCTATGCCGACACCTCGGATGCCCTCTCGAGCTACGGCGACCGCGAAAAAAAGCTCGAGATCCTGAAGGATTCTCACTGCGGTGCCTTTGCCGTCATCCGGCTGTGCAGTTATTTTGTCGCCTACTTCGGCCTCTGCGGCAGTGTGCGGTTCACCCCTCGTGTGGGGCTGTGCTGGACGCTGGCGCTGGTGCTGGAACGGGCGCTGTCCGGCTTTGCCGTGGCGGCATTCCCGCTGGCGAAGGATACCGGCCTTGCCCACACCTTCGCCACGGCGGCGGACAGGCAGACCGTCCGCCGTTTCCTCTGCGGGGCGTCGGCCCTGCTGGTGCTGGCGCTGACGGTGCTGGGGGGTGGTGCTCTGGCGGCAGCGGCGCTTCTGGCGATGAGCCGCTATTATTTTGTGGCGAAAAAGCAGTTCGGCGGCATCACCGGCGATCTGGCCGGGTGGTTTCTGCAGCGGGCTGAGCTGTGGATGCTGGCGGCGCTGGCTGTCAGCCAGTGGGGAGGAGTGCTGTAA
- a CDS encoding cob(I)yrinic acid a,c-diamide adenosyltransferase, whose translation MEQGLLHLYWGDGKGKTTAAMGLALRALGAGKRVVIVQFLKGGNSGEIPLLARLGAEIYRGKAGQKFVFQMTPEEKAATRELQNQNLAAAMARPADLLVLDEAGSAEELEMVDVGQLKKAVLERPAGCECVLTAHTPPQWMLDAADYSTEMKCHRHPYQKGIKARKGIEY comes from the coding sequence ATGGAGCAGGGACTTTTGCACCTCTACTGGGGCGATGGAAAGGGAAAGACCACCGCTGCTATGGGCCTTGCACTCCGTGCGCTGGGAGCCGGAAAGCGGGTGGTCATCGTCCAGTTCCTGAAAGGCGGGAACAGCGGGGAGATCCCGCTTCTGGCCCGGCTGGGGGCGGAGATCTACCGGGGCAAGGCCGGGCAGAAATTCGTGTTCCAGATGACGCCGGAAGAAAAGGCCGCGACCCGTGAACTGCAAAATCAGAACCTTGCCGCTGCAATGGCCCGCCCTGCCGACCTGCTGGTGCTGGACGAGGCCGGGAGCGCCGAGGAACTGGAGATGGTGGACGTCGGCCAATTAAAAAAGGCCGTCTTGGAACGGCCTGCCGGATGTGAATGCGTCCTGACGGCCCACACGCCGCCCCAGTGGATGCTGGATGCCGCCGATTACTCCACCGAGATGAAATGCCACCGCCACCCCTACCAGAAGGGGATAAAAGCACGAAAGGGGATAGAATATTGA
- a CDS encoding GNAT family N-acetyltransferase, producing the protein MNPTRKTDESFYRLFSASHTVSEHLTKREDSELRDKYDHNAFCYYSQPSADEVRAALAYQKERGDTFLKLEGYEPLADAFGMECEETLTMVLPPETDIRSWKTNPDVSIKAPDADQLEQHELKYYGPLYGDDFTVRNNRNLREKLTYLGAYLGGKLVGDCYIFASDGYVCMDGLLVDEDFRHQYIAMTLMKHIAEKAQERGEILYLHADSEDTPKELYAKMGFQAVDKLYEYLCTDFSKLKI; encoded by the coding sequence ATGAACCCTACAAGAAAGACCGATGAAAGCTTTTACCGGCTGTTTTCCGCGTCTCACACCGTTTCAGAGCATCTGACCAAGCGGGAGGACAGCGAGCTGCGCGATAAATACGACCACAACGCGTTCTGCTATTACAGCCAGCCCTCGGCAGATGAAGTCCGGGCCGCGCTGGCCTACCAGAAAGAGCGGGGAGACACCTTCCTCAAGCTGGAAGGGTACGAGCCGCTGGCCGATGCATTCGGCATGGAGTGCGAAGAGACCCTGACGATGGTTCTGCCCCCGGAAACAGACATCCGCAGCTGGAAAACGAACCCGGACGTCTCGATCAAGGCCCCGGACGCAGACCAGCTGGAACAGCACGAACTGAAATACTACGGCCCGTTGTACGGAGATGATTTTACCGTGCGGAACAACCGGAACCTCCGGGAAAAGCTGACCTACCTCGGCGCGTATCTGGGCGGGAAGCTGGTGGGTGATTGCTATATTTTCGCATCCGATGGGTATGTCTGCATGGACGGCCTGCTGGTGGACGAGGATTTCCGGCACCAGTACATCGCCATGACCCTGATGAAGCATATTGCCGAAAAGGCGCAGGAGCGCGGAGAGATCCTGTATCTTCACGCTGACTCCGAGGATACACCGAAGGAACTGTATGCGAAGATGGGATTTCAGGCCGTTGACAAGCTCTATGAATATCTCTGCACCGATTTCTCGAAACTGAAAATATGA
- the fucO gene encoding lactaldehyde reductase → MADRIVLNTISYHGHGAIENIVPELTARGYKKAFVCSDPDLIKFGVTKKVTDLLDAANFAYAVYSEIKPNPTIANVQDGVAAFKAAEADCIVTIGGGSSMDTAKAIGIIINNPEFADVRSLEGVAPTKKHAVFTIAVPTTAGTAAEVTINYVITDVEKKRKFVCVDTNDIPEIAVVDPDMMSSMPKGLTAATGMDALTHAIEGYITKGHCVISDMFHLEAIKLISENLRGAVQNTPEGREGMALGQYIAGMGFSNVGLGIVHSMAHGLSALYDTPHGVACAILLPVGLEYNKTVAGERYRAVGKAMGVVGIDEMNDVEAADATIAAVKQLSADVGIPANLHGILKEEDIQFLAESAYADACRPGNPRDTSVEEIVELYKSQL, encoded by the coding sequence ATGGCTGATCGTATCGTTCTGAACACCATTTCCTACCATGGCCACGGCGCCATCGAGAACATCGTGCCCGAGCTGACAGCCCGCGGCTACAAGAAAGCTTTCGTCTGCTCCGACCCCGACCTCATCAAGTTCGGCGTCACCAAGAAGGTCACGGACCTGCTGGATGCGGCAAACTTCGCCTACGCCGTCTACAGCGAGATCAAGCCCAACCCCACAATCGCCAACGTGCAGGACGGCGTGGCTGCCTTCAAGGCCGCTGAGGCAGACTGCATCGTGACCATCGGCGGCGGTTCTTCGATGGACACCGCAAAGGCCATCGGCATCATCATCAACAACCCCGAGTTCGCCGATGTCCGCTCTCTGGAAGGCGTTGCTCCCACCAAGAAGCACGCGGTCTTCACCATCGCAGTGCCCACCACTGCCGGTACTGCGGCTGAAGTCACCATTAACTACGTCATCACCGACGTGGAGAAGAAGCGCAAGTTCGTCTGCGTCGATACCAACGATATTCCGGAGATCGCCGTCGTCGATCCCGATATGATGTCCTCTATGCCCAAGGGCCTGACCGCCGCCACCGGTATGGACGCTCTGACCCACGCCATCGAGGGCTACATCACCAAGGGCCACTGCGTCATCTCCGATATGTTCCATCTCGAGGCCATCAAGCTCATCAGCGAGAACCTGCGCGGCGCTGTCCAGAACACCCCCGAGGGCCGCGAGGGCATGGCGCTGGGCCAGTACATCGCCGGTATGGGCTTCTCCAACGTGGGTCTGGGCATCGTCCACTCCATGGCACACGGTCTGTCCGCTCTGTACGACACCCCCCACGGCGTGGCCTGCGCTATCCTGCTGCCCGTCGGTCTGGAGTACAACAAGACCGTCGCCGGTGAGCGTTACCGCGCCGTCGGCAAGGCGATGGGCGTTGTGGGCATCGACGAGATGAACGACGTCGAGGCAGCAGATGCCACCATCGCCGCCGTCAAGCAGCTGTCTGCGGACGTGGGCATCCCCGCAAATCTCCACGGCATCCTGAAGGAGGAGGACATCCAGTTCCTCGCCGAGTCCGCTTATGCCGACGCCTGCCGTCCCGGCAACCCCCGCGACACCAGCGTGGAGGAGATCGTGGAGCTGTACAAGAGCCAGCTGTAA
- the cbiB gene encoding adenosylcobinamide-phosphate synthase CbiB encodes MTVWAVLGGFVLDAIFGDPAWLPHPVVYMGKAISRLEKFLRARLPKTPQGELLGGAVLAFCLPVGTLLLTGLVCWGAARLHPLLGLAVQMFWCGQALAAKGLVQESTNVYAELKKGSLPAARKAVSRIVGRDTEALTAEGVTRAAVETVAENASDGVIAPLLYMLLGGAPLALTYKAINTMDSMVGYKNEKYLYFGRAAAKLDDVANYIPSRLAALLWIMAAAFTRNDAKGAWRIWRRDRRNHASPNSAQTESACAGALGVQLAGPAYYFGEYYPKPTIGDPLRPIEPEDILRADQMMYAASGLALAFGCAIRGFLG; translated from the coding sequence ATGACCGTCTGGGCTGTGCTGGGGGGCTTCGTGCTGGATGCCATCTTCGGCGACCCGGCGTGGCTGCCTCACCCGGTGGTGTACATGGGCAAGGCCATCTCCCGGCTGGAAAAATTTCTCCGCGCCCGCCTGCCGAAGACGCCGCAGGGCGAGCTGCTGGGCGGCGCGGTGCTGGCGTTCTGCCTGCCGGTGGGGACGCTGCTGCTCACGGGCCTTGTCTGCTGGGGTGCGGCACGGCTCCACCCTCTGCTGGGGCTTGCCGTGCAGATGTTCTGGTGCGGGCAGGCGCTGGCCGCAAAGGGGCTGGTGCAGGAGAGCACGAATGTCTATGCCGAGCTGAAAAAAGGCAGCCTGCCCGCTGCCCGGAAGGCCGTGAGCCGCATCGTGGGCCGTGACACGGAAGCGCTGACTGCTGAGGGCGTGACCCGAGCGGCGGTGGAGACCGTGGCCGAAAACGCCAGCGACGGCGTCATCGCGCCGCTGCTCTATATGCTGCTGGGCGGTGCGCCGCTGGCCCTGACCTACAAGGCCATCAACACGATGGACAGCATGGTGGGCTACAAGAACGAGAAATATCTCTATTTTGGCCGTGCGGCGGCAAAGCTGGACGATGTGGCAAACTATATCCCGAGCCGTCTGGCGGCGCTGCTCTGGATCATGGCGGCGGCGTTCACCCGCAATGACGCCAAGGGCGCGTGGCGTATCTGGCGGCGGGACCGCCGCAATCACGCCAGCCCCAACAGCGCCCAGACTGAGAGCGCCTGCGCCGGTGCGCTGGGCGTCCAGCTGGCCGGGCCGGCCTATTATTTCGGGGAATATTATCCGAAGCCCACCATCGGCGACCCGCTGCGGCCCATCGAGCCGGAGGATATTCTGCGGGCAGATCAGATGATGTATGCAGCCAGCGGGCTTGCGCTGGCGTTTGGATGTGCGATACGGGGGTTCTTGGGATGA
- a CDS encoding bifunctional adenosylcobinamide kinase/adenosylcobinamide-phosphate guanylyltransferase — protein MMFITGPLYSGKRTFARKFRGSVIADVQDAAAEVQTPEQLEALARELAEYDIVIATEVGGGVVPMDAGARAGREAAGRLACLLAARADCVVQMFCGIPTVLKGELPSC, from the coding sequence ATGATGTTCATCACAGGGCCGCTCTACAGCGGCAAGCGCACCTTTGCGCGGAAGTTCCGGGGCAGCGTCATCGCCGATGTGCAGGACGCCGCTGCGGAAGTCCAGACCCCGGAGCAGCTCGAAGCGCTGGCCCGGGAGCTGGCGGAATACGATATTGTCATCGCCACCGAGGTCGGCGGCGGTGTTGTCCCGATGGATGCCGGAGCGCGTGCCGGGCGGGAGGCCGCCGGGCGGCTGGCCTGCCTGCTGGCCGCCCGCGCCGACTGCGTGGTGCAGATGTTCTGCGGCATCCCGACGGTATTGAAAGGAGAATTGCCCTCATGTTGA